The DNA window AGTTCAACGACCGCTTTCGTCTGATTTATGGCTGGGACGATGGCTTAGTTGGTCAAACCATTGGGATGATTTTGCCAGCGTCCTTTCGTGAGCTCCATCACGCTGGATTCTCTCGTTTCAAGCTGACAGAGACATCAAAGCTTGTTAATCACCCCCTTGAGTTGGCGACGATTTGTCGTGATGGAGCTGAAATTCGTAGTGAACATTTCATCGTTGCTGAGCGTAGTGATGATGGTGGATGGAGTTTTGCGGCAACGCTGAGGCCCCTGGAAGGACCCCATGCTTGCTGAAAAC is part of the Synechococcus sp. WH 8016 genome and encodes:
- a CDS encoding PAS domain S-box protein, producing the protein MSNSWTPGAVDALRQQHNLPFVRTDEQGQVVEFNDRFRLIYGWDDGLVGQTIGMILPASFRELHHAGFSRFKLTETSKLVNHPLELATICRDGAEIRSEHFIVAERSDDGGWSFAATLRPLEGPHAC